From Gemmatimonadaceae bacterium, the proteins below share one genomic window:
- a CDS encoding YhbY family RNA-binding protein encodes MTMTGKERAALRSECNTLKALVHVGDEGLSGTLIAALDETLRARELVKIQLNKNAEVSAKQAANDLAARVKAEVIQVIGRTATLYRKNPALKRKPGSAPPWRA; translated from the coding sequence ATGACGATGACGGGCAAGGAGCGCGCAGCGCTGCGCTCCGAGTGCAATACACTGAAGGCGCTGGTGCACGTGGGCGACGAGGGCCTGTCCGGCACGCTGATCGCCGCCCTTGATGAGACGCTGCGTGCGCGCGAGCTGGTCAAAATCCAGCTGAACAAGAACGCGGAAGTCAGCGCCAAGCAGGCGGCCAACGACCTCGCGGCCCGTGTGAAGGCAGAGGTGATTCAGGTCATTGGCCGCACCGCGACGCTGTATCGAAAGAATCCCGCCCTGAAGCGGAAGCCCGGCTCGGCGCCGCCTTGGCGCGCGTAG
- a CDS encoding Rieske 2Fe-2S domain-containing protein, with translation MTTAPDPGSGTAAPEGAVLLDGLTAGDVVDGQLYRASLPNGTAVVVGRHDGSWFAHKDCCPHAEYPLSEGTLYANGELECCWHGAKFNCLTGALLGGPAEQGLVRFDVTERDGALWVKRSAGGAR, from the coding sequence GTGACCACGGCGCCGGACCCTGGCAGCGGCACCGCGGCGCCCGAGGGCGCCGTTTTGCTCGACGGGCTCACGGCAGGCGATGTCGTGGACGGGCAGCTGTATCGCGCATCTCTACCGAACGGCACCGCCGTGGTGGTCGGGCGGCACGACGGCTCGTGGTTCGCGCACAAGGATTGCTGCCCGCACGCGGAGTATCCGCTCAGCGAGGGCACCCTGTACGCGAATGGCGAGCTGGAGTGCTGCTGGCACGGGGCGAAGTTCAATTGCCTGACGGGCGCGCTGCTCGGCGGGCCGGCCGAACAGGGCTTGGTGCGGTTTGACGTGACGGAGCGCGACGGCGCGCTCTGGGTGAAGCGAAGCGCAGGGGGTGCGCGATGA
- a CDS encoding xanthine dehydrogenase family protein molybdopterin-binding subunit produces the protein MAEARGGRFITTTVEVEGRVEQRVVEVPAFEMEPWTENEELTHVGARARRVDGLAKASGRPGYTTDLRRPNQAYAAILRSTVARGRVTALHTDTARAVPGVLDVLLAADVPARTRLFGQEITYAGQPLAAVCAESQEIADRAVALIRVEFERLPHAVTVAQATAPDAAPVRPRLENNLLFKEPRTHTRGDVDAGLETADVVVTREVRTPCVLHSALEPHSAVAEWDGDALTVWESTQGIYRVRDNLAKALGVPLSNVRVICQAMGGGFGAKNYAGAHSYIAAVFARRLGRPVACFVDRYAEQVDTGNRPASVQRVRIGATRDGKLTAIDLVAEVPLGIGGWEGGPGEIYHEMYRCPNVRTHETFAFVNTAAMAAFRAPGHAEGSVGLEMAMNALAAELGMDPLELRRRNLAERDQKKDRPYSGNRLDECYAVGAERFGWARWSGRARTVADAESPRAEAVQDPRRVPGKPHLRRGVAVAAQIWSTGGGPPCYATVRFNSDGSADVLAGSQDLGTGTRTIVAQVAAEALGHGLNQVRAVIGDTGAAPYAGNSWGSMTVASLAPAVRMAAADARNALLDAASGLLNVPKDALETKDGVVSVRDTDRSMTFKEITGKLGSVMIQGHGSRGPNPQDAAIVTTGAQFAEVEVDAETGVVRVLRIVAVHDAGRIVNPTLAESQLEGGIIQGLGFALFEERALDTRMGLPLNVGLHDYKIPTLADVPAIDGHFLDGADTKANHVGARGIAEPAIVPTAPAIAGAVADALGVEVLELPLTPWRVLAALDNKA, from the coding sequence ATGGCTGAGGCCCGTGGTGGGCGATTCATCACTACGACCGTTGAGGTCGAGGGGCGCGTCGAGCAGCGCGTCGTGGAGGTGCCGGCGTTCGAGATGGAGCCGTGGACCGAAAACGAGGAGCTCACACACGTCGGCGCGCGCGCCCGTCGGGTGGACGGTCTTGCCAAGGCCTCCGGGCGGCCGGGCTATACCACGGACCTGCGGCGCCCGAACCAGGCGTACGCCGCCATCCTGCGCTCCACCGTGGCGCGCGGGCGCGTGACGGCACTCCACACGGACACAGCGCGCGCAGTGCCTGGTGTGCTCGACGTTCTGCTGGCCGCGGACGTGCCCGCCCGCACGCGACTTTTCGGCCAGGAGATCACCTACGCCGGCCAACCCCTGGCGGCGGTGTGCGCGGAGTCGCAGGAGATCGCCGACCGTGCCGTTGCATTGATTCGCGTCGAGTTCGAGCGGCTTCCACACGCGGTAACCGTTGCGCAGGCCACCGCTCCCGACGCGGCGCCCGTGCGGCCGCGGCTGGAGAACAACCTGCTGTTCAAGGAGCCGCGAACGCATACACGCGGAGACGTCGACGCCGGACTCGAGACCGCTGATGTCGTCGTCACCCGCGAGGTTCGTACGCCCTGCGTGCTGCACTCCGCACTCGAGCCGCACAGCGCGGTGGCTGAGTGGGACGGGGACGCACTCACTGTGTGGGAAAGCACGCAGGGCATCTACCGCGTGCGCGACAACCTCGCGAAGGCACTTGGGGTGCCGCTTTCCAACGTCCGCGTGATCTGCCAGGCCATGGGCGGCGGCTTCGGCGCCAAGAACTACGCCGGCGCGCATAGTTACATCGCCGCAGTGTTCGCGCGCCGGCTCGGCCGGCCGGTGGCCTGCTTCGTGGATCGCTACGCTGAGCAGGTGGATACGGGAAACCGGCCCGCCTCCGTGCAGCGCGTTCGCATCGGTGCGACGCGCGACGGAAAGCTGACCGCGATCGACTTGGTTGCCGAGGTGCCGTTGGGCATCGGCGGCTGGGAGGGCGGGCCCGGCGAGATCTATCACGAGATGTATCGCTGCCCGAACGTCCGCACGCACGAGACCTTCGCCTTCGTGAACACGGCGGCGATGGCGGCCTTCCGCGCGCCCGGGCACGCGGAAGGCAGCGTCGGACTCGAGATGGCAATGAATGCGCTTGCCGCTGAGCTCGGTATGGACCCACTCGAGCTGAGACGGCGCAACCTTGCAGAGCGCGATCAGAAGAAGGACCGCCCATACTCGGGCAATCGGCTGGACGAGTGCTACGCAGTCGGCGCGGAGCGATTCGGCTGGGCGCGCTGGAGCGGGCGGGCTCGGACCGTTGCCGACGCCGAGTCGCCGCGTGCTGAGGCTGTGCAGGATCCTCGGAGGGTCCCGGGCAAGCCTCATCTACGTCGTGGGGTCGCCGTCGCCGCGCAGATCTGGTCCACGGGCGGCGGCCCGCCCTGCTACGCCACCGTGCGCTTCAACAGCGACGGCAGCGCCGACGTGCTCGCCGGTTCACAGGACCTCGGCACTGGAACGCGCACCATTGTCGCGCAGGTTGCTGCGGAGGCGCTGGGGCATGGACTGAACCAGGTGCGGGCCGTCATCGGCGACACGGGCGCGGCCCCGTACGCCGGTAACTCCTGGGGCTCGATGACCGTGGCCTCGCTGGCACCCGCCGTCCGGATGGCGGCGGCGGACGCGCGCAACGCATTGCTCGACGCCGCAAGCGGCTTGCTCAACGTGCCCAAGGACGCTCTGGAGACCAAGGACGGCGTGGTGTCCGTGCGCGACACGGATCGCTCGATGACCTTCAAGGAGATCACCGGCAAGCTCGGCTCCGTGATGATCCAAGGGCACGGCTCGCGCGGCCCCAATCCGCAGGACGCGGCGATCGTGACGACTGGCGCGCAGTTCGCCGAAGTCGAGGTGGATGCCGAGACCGGCGTCGTGCGTGTGCTGCGCATCGTGGCGGTGCACGACGCCGGCCGCATCGTGAACCCCACACTGGCCGAGTCGCAACTCGAGGGCGGCATCATCCAGGGGTTGGGCTTCGCGCTCTTTGAGGAACGTGCGCTCGACACGCGGATGGGCCTGCCGCTCAATGTCGGGCTTCACGACTACAAGATTCCGACGCTGGCGGATGTCCCGGCGATCGATGGGCACTTCCTTGATGGCGCGGACACGAAGGCGAACCATGTCGGCGCGCGCGGGATTGCCGAACCGGCCATTGTGCCGACAGCGCCGGCGATTGCGGGCGCCGTCGCGGACGCGTTGGGGGTTGAGGTGCTGGAGCTGCCGTTGACGCCCTGGCGTGTGCTGGCGGCGCTCGACAACAAGGCCTAG
- a CDS encoding FAD binding domain-containing protein has protein sequence MSFRYTHATSLDEALTVLAASGTLPVAGGSDLLPCYNDGILAPTEVVDVRQVPELHDVVLHADGSASIGAAVSIADLAEHGALGERFPLLRDACASVGTPALRNQGSLGGNLAQRHHCWYFRRGVGCFKRGGTHCAAVDGEHQYHGIVADGTCRAVHPSDPAVALEVLDASIQVARAGSAMRSLSLEQFYDGAATDPRREAQLDAGDLIVAVHLPAASAGGTQHWEKLMQRGAWDFALASCAAQRRRDGSVRMALGGVALHPWRVALSVEEDVAVGGLDDESVDALAERALYDAVPLAHNGFKVAMAQALLRRAMRAIAS, from the coding sequence GTGAGCTTTCGCTACACGCACGCAACCTCGCTCGATGAGGCGCTCACGGTGCTTGCCGCATCGGGTACGTTGCCAGTCGCGGGGGGAAGCGACCTTCTCCCCTGCTACAACGACGGCATCCTGGCCCCCACGGAAGTCGTTGACGTCAGGCAGGTCCCGGAACTGCACGACGTGGTTTTGCACGCCGACGGAAGCGCGAGCATTGGCGCGGCCGTAAGCATCGCGGACCTCGCCGAGCACGGTGCACTCGGGGAGCGGTTCCCACTCCTGCGCGACGCCTGCGCGAGCGTCGGCACGCCGGCGCTCCGAAACCAGGGCAGCCTCGGCGGCAACCTCGCGCAGCGGCATCACTGCTGGTACTTCCGCCGCGGTGTCGGATGCTTCAAGCGCGGCGGTACGCACTGCGCTGCCGTGGACGGCGAACACCAGTACCACGGCATCGTGGCCGACGGGACCTGCCGTGCAGTTCACCCGAGCGACCCAGCCGTGGCGCTCGAAGTATTGGACGCCAGCATCCAGGTCGCGCGCGCGGGATCGGCCATGCGCAGCCTATCGCTGGAGCAGTTCTACGACGGTGCGGCCACCGACCCCAGGCGCGAGGCGCAGCTGGATGCTGGCGACTTGATTGTTGCCGTGCACCTGCCCGCCGCCAGTGCTGGGGGCACCCAACACTGGGAAAAGCTGATGCAGCGCGGGGCGTGGGACTTCGCGCTGGCCTCCTGCGCCGCGCAGCGGCGACGCGACGGCAGCGTACGCATGGCCCTCGGGGGCGTGGCGCTGCATCCGTGGCGGGTCGCCCTCTCGGTTGAGGAGGACGTGGCCGTGGGCGGACTCGATGACGAGTCCGTGGATGCCCTCGCCGAGCGCGCGCTCTACGATGCCGTACCGCTGGCACACAACGGCTTCAAGGTGGCGATGGCGCAGGCGCTGCTGCGGCGGGCCATGCGGGCGATCGCCTCGTAG
- the sufB gene encoding Fe-S cluster assembly protein SufB codes for MSSSIEALVNKEYAYGFVTEVDSDTIPAGLTEETVRLISAKKNEPEWLLDWRLKAFRRWQTMTEPHWPNVTYPPIDYQSHTYYSAPKSVKPLQSLDEVDPELLKTYEKLGISLTEQKRLHGIAVDAIFDSVSVGTTMKTELEKVGVIFCSFGEAVHNHPELVKKYLGSVVPYSDNFFAALNSAVFSDGSFVYVPKGVKCPLELSTYFRINAANTGQFERTLIVADEGASVSYLEGCTAPKRDENQLHAAVVEIVALDRATVKYSTVQNWYAGDKDGKGGIYNFVTKRGKAFTDAKISWTQVETGSAITWKYPSVILQGDNSVGEFYSVAVVNGKQQADTGTKMIHIGRNTKSTIISKGISAGNGQNSYRGQVKVLPKAEGARNYTQCDSMLIGNACGAHTFPYIEIANNTATLEHEASTSKIGEDQIFYCKARGLNAEHAISLIVAGFCKEVFKELPMEFALEAQQLLGISLEGSVG; via the coding sequence ATGAGCTCATCGATCGAAGCACTCGTCAATAAGGAATACGCCTACGGGTTCGTGACCGAGGTCGACTCGGACACGATTCCCGCCGGCCTGACGGAAGAGACCGTCCGCCTCATCTCGGCCAAGAAGAACGAGCCCGAATGGCTGCTCGACTGGCGCCTCAAGGCCTTCCGGCGCTGGCAGACGATGACCGAGCCGCACTGGCCGAACGTCACGTATCCGCCGATCGACTACCAGTCGCACACGTACTACTCGGCACCCAAGTCCGTGAAGCCGCTGCAGTCGCTGGACGAGGTCGATCCGGAGCTGCTCAAGACCTACGAGAAGCTCGGCATCTCGCTCACGGAGCAGAAGCGGCTCCACGGGATCGCCGTGGACGCGATCTTCGACTCCGTCTCCGTGGGCACCACGATGAAGACGGAGCTCGAGAAGGTCGGCGTGATCTTCTGCAGCTTCGGCGAGGCGGTGCACAACCATCCGGAGCTCGTGAAGAAGTACCTGGGCTCCGTGGTGCCGTACTCGGACAACTTCTTCGCCGCGCTCAACTCGGCGGTGTTCTCCGACGGCTCGTTCGTGTACGTGCCGAAGGGCGTGAAGTGCCCGCTGGAGCTGTCGACGTACTTCCGCATCAACGCGGCCAACACGGGCCAGTTCGAGCGCACCCTGATCGTCGCCGACGAGGGCGCCTCGGTGAGCTACCTCGAGGGCTGCACGGCGCCGAAGCGTGACGAGAACCAGCTGCACGCGGCGGTCGTCGAGATCGTCGCGCTGGACCGGGCCACGGTGAAGTACTCGACCGTGCAGAACTGGTACGCCGGCGACAAGGACGGCAAGGGCGGCATCTACAACTTCGTAACCAAGCGCGGCAAGGCGTTCACGGACGCCAAGATCTCGTGGACGCAGGTGGAGACGGGCTCGGCGATCACCTGGAAGTATCCCTCGGTGATCCTGCAGGGCGACAACTCGGTGGGCGAGTTCTACTCGGTGGCCGTGGTGAACGGCAAGCAGCAGGCCGACACGGGCACGAAGATGATCCACATCGGCCGCAACACGAAGTCGACGATCATCTCCAAGGGCATCAGCGCGGGCAACGGGCAGAACTCCTACCGTGGCCAGGTGAAGGTGCTGCCGAAGGCCGAGGGCGCCCGCAACTACACGCAGTGCGACTCGATGCTGATCGGCAACGCCTGCGGCGCGCACACCTTCCCGTACATCGAGATCGCCAACAACACGGCGACGCTGGAGCACGAGGCCAGCACGAGCAAGATCGGCGAGGACCAGATCTTCTACTGCAAGGCGCGCGGGCTGAACGCCGAGCACGCGATCTCGCTGATCGTGGCGGGCTTCTGCAAGGAAGTGTTCAAGGAGCTGCCGATGGAGTTTGCGCTTGAAGCCCAGCAGCTACTCGGCATTTCGCTTGAAGGGTCGGTTGGGTAA
- the sufD gene encoding Fe-S cluster assembly protein SufD: MTMPYAEQFEAFATNGGAEGPAWLPALRERAFERFRTLGFPTTRDEDWHFTSVTPIAERTFKSVKPAATQLTLRDIQPHLVDADWHRLVFVNGQLEPSLSQFAGLPADVQLSPLSEVMRQDAKWLEQHLGTLAAFDKAAFTAMNTAFMQDGVVLRLPKGEVVDVPIHILHLTDGEAQGAAIHPRLLVVAEPLSNATLVESFVGLGGASYLVNAVAEIVVGDGARVDHYKLQREGAEAFHVGTVQVSQGRDSIYHSFSYAAGGALSRTNIYTKLLGTGSEARLNGLYVLDGSQHADHQTFVEHIAESCASRELYCGILDGQSHGVFNGKVFVDPQAQKTDGKQTNKALLLSPQARVDTKPQLEIFADDVKCTHGATVGRIDETALFYLKSRGIGSDNARALLTYAFAAEALETIEIDALRLTLERNVFERFTHTRLE, from the coding sequence GTGACGATGCCGTACGCAGAACAGTTCGAGGCCTTCGCGACGAACGGCGGCGCCGAGGGTCCGGCGTGGCTGCCCGCACTGCGCGAGAGGGCCTTCGAGCGCTTTCGCACGCTGGGCTTCCCGACCACGCGTGACGAGGACTGGCACTTTACCTCGGTCACGCCAATCGCAGAGCGCACCTTCAAGTCCGTGAAGCCGGCGGCCACGCAGCTGACGCTGCGCGACATCCAACCGCATCTGGTGGACGCCGACTGGCACCGGCTGGTCTTCGTGAACGGGCAGCTGGAGCCGTCGCTCTCGCAGTTCGCGGGCCTGCCCGCCGACGTGCAGCTCTCGCCGCTGAGCGAGGTGATGCGCCAGGACGCGAAGTGGCTGGAGCAGCACCTTGGCACGTTGGCTGCCTTCGACAAGGCTGCCTTCACGGCGATGAACACCGCCTTCATGCAGGACGGTGTCGTGCTGCGCCTGCCGAAGGGAGAGGTGGTGGACGTACCGATCCACATCCTGCACCTGACGGACGGCGAGGCACAGGGCGCGGCGATCCATCCGCGCCTGCTGGTCGTGGCCGAGCCGCTGTCCAACGCGACACTCGTCGAGAGTTTCGTCGGCCTCGGTGGCGCCAGCTATCTGGTGAACGCCGTCGCCGAGATCGTGGTGGGCGATGGCGCCCGCGTGGACCACTACAAGCTGCAGCGCGAGGGGGCGGAGGCCTTCCACGTCGGCACTGTGCAGGTCTCGCAGGGCCGCGATTCCATCTACCACAGCTTCTCGTACGCGGCCGGCGGCGCGCTGTCGCGCACGAACATCTACACGAAGCTGCTTGGCACGGGCAGCGAGGCGCGGCTCAACGGCCTCTACGTGCTCGACGGTTCGCAGCACGCGGATCACCAGACCTTCGTGGAGCACATCGCCGAGTCCTGCGCGAGCCGCGAGCTCTACTGTGGCATCCTCGACGGACAGAGCCACGGCGTGTTCAACGGCAAGGTCTTCGTAGACCCGCAGGCGCAGAAGACGGACGGCAAGCAGACCAACAAGGCGCTGCTGCTCTCGCCGCAGGCGCGGGTGGACACCAAGCCGCAGCTGGAGATCTTCGCCGACGACGTGAAGTGCACGCACGGCGCGACGGTGGGCCGCATCGACGAGACCGCGCTCTTCTATCTCAAGAGCCGCGGCATCGGCAGCGACAACGCTCGGGCGCTGCTCACCTACGCGTTTGCCGCCGAGGCGCTGGAGACGATCGAGATCGACGCGCTGCGGCTCACGCTGGAGCGCAATGTGTTCGAGCGCTTCACGCACACGCGGCTGGAGTAG
- the sufC gene encoding Fe-S cluster assembly ATPase SufC, which yields MHMLKITDLQAAAGEKQILKGISLEVKPGEIHAIMGPNGSGKSTLAQVIAGHPGYEVTGGSIEYQGEDLLELEAEERAQKGVFLAFQYPVEIPGVTNAYFLRAAYNEIRKAKGEDELDPIEFLDLMEEKLKLVDMDPAMLQRSVNAGFSGGEKKRNEILQMAVLQPTLAVLDETDSGLDIDALRIVAEGVNKLKRPDNATIVVTHYQRLLNYIVPDFVHVLAGGRIVKSGGKELALELEAKGYDWLLERAGAATAGV from the coding sequence ATTCATATGCTCAAGATCACCGACCTCCAGGCCGCCGCCGGCGAAAAGCAGATCCTCAAGGGGATCTCCCTCGAAGTGAAGCCCGGCGAGATCCACGCCATCATGGGGCCCAACGGCTCCGGCAAGTCCACGCTCGCGCAGGTCATCGCCGGCCACCCGGGCTATGAGGTCACGGGCGGCTCCATCGAGTACCAGGGCGAGGACCTCTTGGAGCTCGAGGCGGAGGAGCGCGCGCAGAAGGGCGTGTTCCTCGCCTTCCAGTATCCCGTCGAGATCCCGGGCGTGACCAACGCCTACTTCCTCCGCGCGGCCTACAACGAGATCCGCAAGGCGAAGGGCGAGGACGAGCTGGATCCCATCGAGTTCCTCGACCTGATGGAAGAGAAGCTCAAGCTGGTCGACATGGACCCGGCGATGCTGCAGCGCTCCGTGAACGCCGGCTTCTCCGGCGGCGAGAAGAAGCGCAACGAGATCCTGCAGATGGCCGTGCTGCAGCCGACGCTGGCCGTGCTCGACGAGACCGACTCCGGCCTCGACATCGATGCGCTGCGCATCGTGGCCGAGGGCGTCAACAAGCTGAAGCGCCCGGACAACGCGACCATCGTCGTGACGCACTACCAGCGCCTGCTCAACTACATCGTGCCGGACTTCGTGCACGTGCTGGCCGGCGGCCGCATCGTGAAGAGCGGCGGCAAGGAGCTGGCCCTGGAGCTGGAGGCCAAGGGCTACGACTGGCTCCTCGAGCGCGCTGGCGCGGCGACCGCGGGAGTCTGA
- a CDS encoding ChaN family lipoprotein, with translation MLTASADADALFLGEFHDDPGTHQLQFAILQGLSRRRTDTLVLAMEMFERDAQPALDAYLRGEISESSFLERSRPWPNYASDYRPLVEFAKAHGWPVVAGNVPRRIASVVARGGLGALDSLPPGDRSLVAAAHSCPRDEYWRRFREVMGDMSSHGMQMTAEQAEAMVWRTYEAQCVKDEAMGEAVAAAIAQHRTLVVHPNGAFHSDFALGTVERTQRRAPSARLIVVSFIPVPNLATVDPQEHRARGDFIVFTQAPPRADSSSAP, from the coding sequence TTGTTAACTGCGTCCGCCGACGCGGATGCACTCTTCCTCGGCGAGTTCCACGACGATCCCGGCACGCACCAGCTGCAGTTCGCCATCCTGCAGGGCCTCTCGCGGCGCAGGACCGACACGCTGGTGCTCGCCATGGAGATGTTCGAACGGGACGCCCAGCCGGCGCTCGACGCCTATCTCAGGGGGGAGATCAGCGAAAGCAGCTTCCTTGAGCGCAGCCGCCCGTGGCCGAACTATGCGAGCGATTACCGGCCGCTCGTCGAGTTCGCCAAGGCGCACGGGTGGCCCGTGGTCGCGGGCAACGTGCCGCGTCGTATCGCGTCGGTTGTCGCGCGCGGTGGGCTCGGTGCCCTGGACTCACTTCCGCCTGGCGATCGCAGCTTGGTGGCAGCAGCACACAGCTGTCCTCGTGACGAGTATTGGCGCCGATTCCGCGAGGTGATGGGCGACATGTCCTCGCACGGCATGCAGATGACGGCCGAGCAGGCGGAGGCGATGGTCTGGCGCACGTACGAGGCGCAGTGCGTGAAGGACGAGGCGATGGGCGAGGCAGTCGCAGCCGCCATCGCGCAACACCGGACCCTGGTCGTGCACCCGAACGGCGCCTTCCACTCGGACTTTGCCCTCGGCACGGTTGAGCGGACGCAGCGTCGCGCGCCGAGCGCCAGGCTCATCGTGGTCAGCTTCATCCCGGTGCCGAACCTCGCCACAGTCGATCCGCAGGAGCACCGCGCGCGTGGCGATTTCATCGTCTTCACGCAGGCACCGCCGCGCGCGGACTCCTCGTCGGCGCCGTGA
- a CDS encoding M23 family metallopeptidase, with protein MMTRFSTWILATAALLLSAACAGTPAPGAPRTASERDYLRSRDMMVPVHGVHPKDLRDTYTAPRSGGRAHLALDVMARRGTPVLAADEGIVRRVSSNNLGGRTVYIVDRSNRFVHYYAHLDRWAPGLREGQRVRRGDYIGTVGTTGNAPRNAPHLHYQLLRYVNSRMWWTGDPVNPIPYLRKKGKRR; from the coding sequence ATGATGACCCGCTTCTCGACTTGGATTCTCGCGACCGCCGCGCTGCTGCTGAGTGCTGCCTGCGCCGGCACGCCGGCACCGGGTGCGCCGCGCACGGCCAGCGAGCGTGACTATCTGCGCTCGCGCGACATGATGGTGCCGGTGCACGGTGTGCACCCGAAGGACCTGCGCGACACCTACACGGCTCCGCGCAGCGGTGGCCGTGCCCACCTCGCACTCGATGTCATGGCGCGCCGCGGCACGCCGGTCCTCGCCGCCGACGAAGGCATCGTGCGTCGTGTCTCCAGCAACAACCTCGGCGGTCGCACGGTCTACATCGTCGATCGCAGCAACCGCTTCGTGCACTACTACGCGCACCTCGACCGATGGGCCCCCGGCCTGCGCGAGGGACAGCGCGTGCGCCGCGGCGACTACATTGGGACGGTCGGCACCACGGGCAACGCCCCGCGCAACGCCCCGCACCTCCACTACCAACTACTGCGCTACGTGAACAGCCGCATGTGGTGGACGGGCGACCCGGTGAACCCGATCCCCTACCTCAGGAAGAAGGGCAAAAGGCGATGA
- a CDS encoding diguanylate cyclase produces the protein MQISVEPGTEALRRAVRVSQAVNRVRQLPTVFVANPLLAVFIGITYWDFADHSFLVGLVAAMLVLWTPAALSWRRLHSRTRPTDVSERNEQRAMLFSCLAGITWGVTAWYLFPLGAMEERATMVMLLAGLTGGSVAFFSSSPIASLLYFLPFMSSLFIQSVRYDTAAQPVLPSAIGVFILTSLLFTRRSWQQFVDNVQVLVERDHALEEAKASEIQLELALSRMQDLAMVDELTGLKNRRAFFDDAEPAIAAARRRGQPIAVALLDLDHFKEVNDTYGHAAGDIVLKEVADRIVQTLREEQMVGRIGGEEFVALLPDTTPAQALVAVERVRKAVGGSPVRLPKGAEVLVTLSGGITLLKEGEQVEAAIDQADKAMYRAKGLGRDRVEVFGNV, from the coding sequence GTGCAGATTTCCGTGGAGCCCGGCACCGAGGCACTGCGACGCGCCGTGCGCGTCTCGCAGGCCGTGAACCGTGTGCGGCAGCTGCCCACGGTCTTCGTGGCCAATCCGCTGCTCGCGGTGTTCATCGGCATCACCTACTGGGACTTCGCCGACCACTCGTTCCTCGTCGGTCTCGTCGCGGCGATGTTGGTGCTCTGGACGCCCGCTGCGCTCAGCTGGCGACGTCTCCACTCCCGAACCCGCCCCACGGACGTCAGCGAACGCAACGAGCAGCGGGCGATGCTGTTCTCGTGCCTTGCTGGCATCACGTGGGGCGTGACGGCCTGGTACCTCTTCCCGCTCGGAGCGATGGAAGAGCGCGCCACAATGGTCATGCTCCTGGCCGGCCTGACTGGAGGGTCAGTGGCGTTTTTCTCGTCGTCACCGATTGCCAGCCTGCTGTACTTCCTGCCCTTCATGTCATCGCTCTTCATCCAGTCGGTGCGCTACGACACGGCCGCGCAGCCGGTGCTGCCGAGCGCGATCGGCGTGTTCATCCTCACCTCGCTGTTGTTCACGCGGCGCAGCTGGCAGCAGTTCGTGGACAACGTGCAGGTGCTGGTCGAGCGCGACCACGCCCTGGAGGAGGCCAAGGCCAGCGAGATCCAGTTGGAGTTGGCGCTCTCGCGCATGCAGGACCTGGCGATGGTGGACGAGTTGACTGGCTTGAAGAACCGCCGGGCATTCTTCGACGACGCCGAGCCGGCCATCGCTGCTGCGCGCCGACGTGGGCAGCCCATCGCAGTGGCGTTGTTGGACCTCGACCATTTCAAGGAGGTCAATGACACCTACGGGCACGCCGCCGGTGACATCGTCCTCAAGGAAGTGGCCGACCGGATCGTCCAGACGCTCCGCGAGGAACAAATGGTCGGCCGCATCGGGGGCGAGGAGTTTGTGGCCCTGTTGCCGGATACCACGCCTGCGCAGGCGCTGGTGGCCGTGGAGCGCGTGCGGAAGGCGGTCGGTGGCTCTCCCGTGAGACTTCCAAAGGGCGCCGAGGTCTTGGTCACGCTCTCGGGTGGCATCACCCTGCTGAAGGAAGGGGAGCAGGTAGAGGCCGCCATCGACCAGGCGGACAAGGCCATGTACCGGGCCAAGGGGCTGGGCCGGGACCGGGTCGAGGTGTTCGGGAACGTGTGA
- a CDS encoding SUF system NifU family Fe-S cluster assembly protein, translating to MADAALDALYQEVILDHNRRPRNYHPMDGATCSADGKNPNCGDQLTVWLKVEDDRVADISFQGMGCAISKASASMMTDAVKGKSRAEAVALYDKVHRMVTGEDPALASDKTMGPLRALSGVSKFPMRVKCASLSWHAMKAALDGAATVTTESPEDARSAS from the coding sequence ATGGCTGACGCCGCCCTCGACGCGCTGTACCAGGAAGTCATCCTGGACCACAACCGTCGGCCTCGGAACTACCATCCGATGGACGGCGCGACCTGCAGTGCGGACGGGAAGAACCCCAACTGCGGCGACCAGCTCACGGTCTGGCTCAAGGTCGAGGACGATCGCGTGGCCGACATCTCCTTCCAGGGGATGGGCTGCGCGATCTCCAAGGCCTCGGCATCGATGATGACCGATGCCGTGAAGGGCAAGTCGCGGGCCGAGGCGGTGGCGCTGTACGACAAGGTGCATCGGATGGTGACCGGCGAGGATCCCGCGCTGGCCAGCGACAAGACGATGGGCCCGCTGCGCGCGTTGAGCGGCGTGAGCAAGTTCCCGATGCGGGTGAAGTGCGCCTCGCTGAGCTGGCACGCGATGAAGGCCGCGCTCGATGGTGCCGCGACGGTGACCACCGAGTCGCCTGAGGACGCGCGGAGCGCCTCGTGA